The following are encoded together in the Lathyrus oleraceus cultivar Zhongwan6 chromosome 3, CAAS_Psat_ZW6_1.0, whole genome shotgun sequence genome:
- the LOC127132442 gene encoding uncharacterized protein LOC127132442 → MDRDGGGSNGGSCYYSVLGIRSDASSSDIRTAYRKLAMRWHPDKWTRNPATAGEAKLRFQQIQEAYSVLSDESKRSMYDAGLYDPLEEEDQEFCDFMSEMISMMNNVKDEGDGFEDLQRMWVEMVGGDGMGCDLKEDQTAGKRGRSSGSKGNAAKRSNHRR, encoded by the exons ATGGATCGAGATGGAGGAGGATCCAACGGTGGATCTTGCTACTACTCTGTTCTTGGCATTCGCAGTGACGCCTCCTCCTCTGATATTCGCACCGCTTACCGGAAACTTGCTATG AGATGGCACCCTGATAAATGGACTCGGAATCCTGCAACCGCCGGGGAAGCAAAACTACGGTTTCAGCAAATTCAAGAAGCATACTCAG TTCTCTCGGATGAGTCTAAAAGATCAATGTACGATGCTGGACTCTACGATCCTTTAGAAGAAGAAGATCAA GAGTTTTGTGATTTTATGAGCGAAATGATTTCAATGATGAACAATGTTAAAGACGAG GGGGATGGTTTTGAGGATCTCCAGAGGATGTGGGTGGAGATGGTGGGTGGAGATGGAATGGGGTGTGATTTGAAGGAGGATCAGACGGCTGGGAAGAGAGGAAGATCAAGTGGATCAAAAGGCAACGCAGCCAAGCGCAGCAATCATCGCCGCTAG